The Oikeobacillus pervagus genome segment AAGGAAACACGGCGAGGCATCCCACGAGCCGATGTTGACTTATCGGAGGGAGGAAACGTAGAAATTCGCTAGACGATAGGCGCTGGAGCTAGACGATAACAAAAGCGCAAGCGCCTGCTCATCGGCGTACGGATTTCGCAAGTTTAGACTGAGATAAAGGGAAACACTGGTAATCCACAGTTCTAAATATTACCGTTTCCTAACAATAAAAGAGGCTGTCTACACCACAGCCTCTTTGTTAACGAAGCAAATATTGAACTTCCAATTCCTTCTCCTTGCCATTGCGTAAAATGGTTACATGAACGACCTTTTCATCCGTATTTTCATATAGAACTTTTCTTAACTCCCGCATACCCTTTACCTCTGTACCATTAACAGCGACAATGATGTCCTGCTCCTTCAATCCCGCTTTCGCTCCTGGTGAAGAAGGTTCCACTGCCGTAATTAAGACTCCTTCATTAACATTCAATTGGTCTTGGAAATAATCCGGGATATCCCGAATATTTTGTAATCCAATCCCAATATAAGGCCGCTCCACTTTCCCATCCTTTAATAACTTCTCCAAAATAGGGACGACATCGTTACTTGGGATCGCAAATCCGATCCCTTCCACGTCCTTTTGTGAAATTTTCATACTGTTAATTCCAATTACTTGGCCACTTTCGTTCATTAACGCCCCACCGCTATTGCCCGGATTAATGGCCGCATCTGTTTGAATGACATTTAAATCCCATTCCCCTGCAGAAGTCATAACAGGAACCGTTCTTTTTGTCCCACTAATAATTCCCTTCGTGACGGATCCAGAGAATTGCAAGCCTAAGGGACTTCCAATAGCGAAGACTTGCTCTCCGATCTTTAATTTGGAAGAATCAGCAAAATTGGCGACAGATTTCACATATTGACTATCGATTTTAAGAACGGCTAAATCTGTTAATGGATCTGTTCCGATTATTTTGGCTTGCACTCGCTTTCCATCCGAAAGTGATACTTCTACTTTATTAGCCTCTTCAATTACATGATGATTTGTGACAATAAAGGCATCATTCCCTGATTTCTTAAAAATAACCCCTGATCCTGTTCCACTTTCTTGATCCTTTATATCCTGAGAAAAGAAATCAGATGCTCGTTGAATATTGACCACCCCTACAACAGATGATGAGACCTCTTTAATAACAGAGACAAGATCATCATGGGATTGAGCCGTCTTCATGATTGGAACATTCACACTTGCACTTTCTGCCTGCTGATTCTGTGCCTCTTGATCTTTCACTGGCTGAATCACTCCTATTGTTGTTCCACCATAAAGGGTAATGACCCCACCTAATATCGCTCCAGCAAGTGAGGAAATAAAAAATTTCTTTTTATCGTTGTTTCCCATCTTTCATCACCTTTTCTTTTAGATTTTGAGCCTCTAAAAAATAAAAGCATCCAATTAAACGATTTAATCATAGTGTAGGGGTTCAATGTGTCAGCAAGATGTCAATACGGTTATTTTGAGAAAAAAAAACGGGGATTCCCTTATGTTTAAGAGACATCCCCATTTATTTTAGGAAGATAGATTGAAAAGGTCGTCCCGCTTTCATCGCTTTTTTGCAATTGCAAGTCTCCCCCCATTGCTTTAGCAATCATTTCACTAAATGGCAAACCAAGTCCTAATCCTCTTACTTTCAGTTTCTTATTTTCCCCTCGAAAAAATCGTTCAAAAATATCTTCTTGTTCCTCAAGAGGAATTCCACCTCCATTATCTGTAACATCAATCACAATTTGACTTCCTTGCTCATATAATCGTACGGTAATAATCGCTCCTCCTTCTACCGCTTGTCTCCCATTGTTCAATAAATTCACGAGTATTTGTTGCAGGCGCAATGGATCAACTTTTATAATATCATTCTCATCAAGTAAATCGAGATGTAGGAGCACCTCTTCTTTCTGAGTGATTTTCCACTGATAGGTGATTTCTTTCACTAACTCATTGATACAATGTGTTTCAAGTGAAATCGGAATGGCTCCAGCAGCAAATGAATTAAATTCTAATAAATCAGCAACCATCTTTTGCATCTTAGAAATTTCCTTCAAGGAAATATCAAGAAACTCCTTTGCCTCCTCCCCTGTTACGACCTCATCTTTCACAGCTTGTAGTAAACCGCTAATCGATGTAACAGGTGTCTTTAACTCATGTGTCACTCCCGCTAATAATTCTGCACGCAGGGTTTCTAGCTGCTGAAGACGGTTAGCCATCTCCTTAAATGAATGGACAAGATCACTCACTTCTTGCTCACGCATATTTTCTGGCAATTGTACATCATAATTTCCTTCTTGTATGTGCTTTGCTGCTTCTGATACTTGTTGAATCGGTCTTGAAAGCTTCTTTGATAAAATATAAATCGCCAGCCAACCTAATATTGCCAAACTAATGAGCATAATGATTAATAGCTCATATTCCTCATTTACATTTGCTAAGTCTTCCTCAGAATGAATAATGACTACCCATCCAAATGTTATTCCATCTGTTTTGATTGGCCTTTTAACAATATAGTAAGTTGACTTTTCCTCATCTTGTAGACTGACTTTTTCAACTTCTTTCTGACTTTTCAATATAAAATAAGGAAAAATATCTTCCGGGATGTAATGTGAAGGGGGATTAGTAAATAAGATCTTTCCAGCAGGGTCGAGTACATAAATATCTGGCTTGCTTTCTGCGATAAATCGATCACGGTCTTTAATAATTCCTGGAACTTGTGTTTCGCGATCTTCTGTGGCTACAAAACGATCAGCAATTTCCTCCGCTAAATATTTCGTCATCATCAGACGATTTTCTAATGTAGACTGGCGAATCCACCACATCGAGATGATCCCCACGATAATTAATCCAATCAACAAAGTTGCTACATATCTGGTGGTCCAATAACGTAGAAGCGAGACTTTCGGAGCTTTATTGATAAACACTTAGCTGATACCCCAATCCCCGAAGTGTTTTAATTTCCCCTTCTGAGCTTGACCAGTTCTGAAGAGATTTCCGCAGACGTTTGACCGACAAATCAACAGCCCGATCACTCCCGTCGTAATCCATTCCCCAAACATGCTCAATTAACTGCTCTCTAGTAAATGTCTGATTCGGATGCTGGCCTAAAAAAATAAGCAAGGACAGATCCCGTGGGGTGACATCCACTTCAATGCCTTTTAATGAAACTTTATGTGCCCTTACATCGATCGTCAGACTTCCAAATTGGAGACAATGGTCGTCATCATGTGAAGTTCGTCGTAAGACCGCTCGAACCCTTGCCACCACTTCCTCTGCGATAAAGGGCTTCGCAATATAGTCATCTGCCCCGTTATTTAATCCTCTCAGCCGATCTGGAACTTCACTTAGTGCGGTTAACATAATGACAGGACAAGAGCTAAATTCACGAATTTCACCCAAGATATCCCAGCCATTCTTTCCAGGCAGCATGACGTCTAGTAACACGAGATCAGGATGAACCTCCTTGAACTTCACGATCGCGTCCTTTCCGTCTAACACTTGGATGGTATGAAAATTTGCTTTTTGCAAATAGACCTTTAAAACTTGACTAATCGCCATTTCATCTTCAATGATTAATATTTTCTTCATGCTTCTTCCCCTAGACCGAGGTGCCAGCCCCCGTATTTAATTCATAATAAAATCCTCGATTCTCTAATAATGTCTCATGAGTTCCTCTTTCAATAATACGCCCCTCTTTTAAAACAAAAATTTGATCAGCGTTTCTAATCGTATTCAATCTGTGGGCAATGACGAAACTCGTTCTTCCTTTCATAAGCTGTTGTAAAGCTTCTTGGATGGCCACTTCTGTCACAGTATCAATACTACTTGTTGCCTCATCTAAAATTAAGATCACTGGGTCAGCTAATAGGGCACGAGCAATACTTAATAATTGTTTCTGTCCTTGACTTATTCCTGCTCCTCCCTTGTGCAAAACCGTGTCATATCCATCTGGAAGTTTCATTATAAAAGAATGGGCATTCGCTAATTTTGCCGCCTCTTTCACTTCTTCATCAGTCGCATCCAATCGTCCGTAACGTATATTTTCCTTAATGGTCCCTTCAAAAATAAAGGAATCCTGCAATACAAACCCCATAAACTTTCGTAATTGCTCACGCTTAATCGTTTGGTTAGGACGGCCATCCATTAAAATTACTCCACTATCGACATCATAAAAACGTGAAAGTAAATGTATCATCGTTGTTTTTCCTGACCCTGTTGGACCAACAAATGCAACAGTTTCACCTGGATGTACGTGAAAATTCGTATTAATAATGGTTGGATTTCCCTTTTCATAGGAAAAGTTAACATCTTTGAATTGAACTTCTCCTTTTATCGATGGGAATTCCTCATATTTCACCTTCTCATTTTCCTTTTCTTCTACCTCTAAGTCCATAATTTCAAACACTCGCTCAGCACCGGCAATGGCTGAAAGGAGTGTATTAAACTGATTTGCTAAATCATTGAGAGGTCGGGTAAATTGTCTTGAATACTCTGTGAACACTACGATCGTCCCAATCGATATTTTCCCCTTTAATGCCAAGTACCCGCCAACTGCTGCAACCACCGTAAAACTTAAGTTGTTTAATATATTCATTAGTTTTGGAATAAATCCTGTATAAGTTTGCGCCCAAAATCCAGATTGTCTCAACTTTTCATTCTTTTCTGCGAATTGTTCGATGACTTTCTCTTCCTTTGAGAACATTTTCACTGCTTTTTGATTCGAAATGGCTTCTTCGATAAAACCGTTCAATTCCCCTAAATTCTGTTGCTGTTCTTTAAATAATCTCTTTGTACGTTTTGTGATCCACTTCATCCCCGCAAACATTAATGGCACAATGAACAGCGTGACAAAAGTTAAAAAAGGACTCAGATAAAACATGACAGAAATTGATAAAGTTAAGGTTAAAATACTTGAGAACACTTGTATGACAGATTGATTTAATGTTCTACTCACATTTTCAATATCATTTGTAACCCGACTCATTAGGTCCCCGTGTTGTTTTTGGTCAAAAAAGCGAATTGGCAATTTATGTAAATGATCAAACAAATCCGTTCTCATTGAATAAACCGTCTTTT includes the following:
- a CDS encoding S1C family serine protease, with translation MGNNDKKKFFISSLAGAILGGVITLYGGTTIGVIQPVKDQEAQNQQAESASVNVPIMKTAQSHDDLVSVIKEVSSSVVGVVNIQRASDFFSQDIKDQESGTGSGVIFKKSGNDAFIVTNHHVIEEANKVEVSLSDGKRVQAKIIGTDPLTDLAVLKIDSQYVKSVANFADSSKLKIGEQVFAIGSPLGLQFSGSVTKGIISGTKRTVPVMTSAGEWDLNVIQTDAAINPGNSGGALMNESGQVIGINSMKISQKDVEGIGFAIPSNDVVPILEKLLKDGKVERPYIGIGLQNIRDIPDYFQDQLNVNEGVLITAVEPSSPGAKAGLKEQDIIVAVNGTEVKGMRELRKVLYENTDEKVVHVTILRNGKEKELEVQYLLR
- a CDS encoding ATP-binding protein; the protein is MFINKAPKVSLLRYWTTRYVATLLIGLIIVGIISMWWIRQSTLENRLMMTKYLAEEIADRFVATEDRETQVPGIIKDRDRFIAESKPDIYVLDPAGKILFTNPPSHYIPEDIFPYFILKSQKEVEKVSLQDEEKSTYYIVKRPIKTDGITFGWVVIIHSEEDLANVNEEYELLIIMLISLAILGWLAIYILSKKLSRPIQQVSEAAKHIQEGNYDVQLPENMREQEVSDLVHSFKEMANRLQQLETLRAELLAGVTHELKTPVTSISGLLQAVKDEVVTGEEAKEFLDISLKEISKMQKMVADLLEFNSFAAGAIPISLETHCINELVKEITYQWKITQKEEVLLHLDLLDENDIIKVDPLRLQQILVNLLNNGRQAVEGGAIITVRLYEQGSQIVIDVTDNGGGIPLEEQEDIFERFFRGENKKLKVRGLGLGLPFSEMIAKAMGGDLQLQKSDESGTTFSIYLPKINGDVS
- a CDS encoding response regulator transcription factor, whose translation is MKKILIIEDEMAISQVLKVYLQKANFHTIQVLDGKDAIVKFKEVHPDLVLLDVMLPGKNGWDILGEIREFSSCPVIMLTALSEVPDRLRGLNNGADDYIAKPFIAEEVVARVRAVLRRTSHDDDHCLQFGSLTIDVRAHKVSLKGIEVDVTPRDLSLLIFLGQHPNQTFTREQLIEHVWGMDYDGSDRAVDLSVKRLRKSLQNWSSSEGEIKTLRGLGYQLSVYQ
- a CDS encoding ABC transporter ATP-binding protein, producing the protein MSRHHPPMKTEKAKDTVSTLKRLFAYFSNHQGKVYLVLFMVVCSSVLGILGPYLLGMAIDHYVGSKQFDTFLRFLLMIGVVYFLYSIISFLQNYWMIGIAQKTVYSMRTDLFDHLHKLPIRFFDQKQHGDLMSRVTNDIENVSRTLNQSVIQVFSSILTLTLSISVMFYLSPFLTFVTLFIVPLMFAGMKWITKRTKRLFKEQQQNLGELNGFIEEAISNQKAVKMFSKEEKVIEQFAEKNEKLRQSGFWAQTYTGFIPKLMNILNNLSFTVVAAVGGYLALKGKISIGTIVVFTEYSRQFTRPLNDLANQFNTLLSAIAGAERVFEIMDLEVEEKENEKVKYEEFPSIKGEVQFKDVNFSYEKGNPTIINTNFHVHPGETVAFVGPTGSGKTTMIHLLSRFYDVDSGVILMDGRPNQTIKREQLRKFMGFVLQDSFIFEGTIKENIRYGRLDATDEEVKEAAKLANAHSFIMKLPDGYDTVLHKGGAGISQGQKQLLSIARALLADPVILILDEATSSIDTVTEVAIQEALQQLMKGRTSFVIAHRLNTIRNADQIFVLKEGRIIERGTHETLLENRGFYYELNTGAGTSV